One window of the Rhodococcus sovatensis genome contains the following:
- a CDS encoding SDR family NAD(P)-dependent oxidoreductase, with protein MSGVTPTRENGTLLVLGGRSEIGLEVATRLAPGRTVVLAARRSSDLSEQIERVTAAGASEVATVEFDADDLGSHAELLRSVRQSHGELATVVLAFGILGDQARAEVDAAHALAIVHTDYVAHVSVLTHAANLMRQQGRGQLVVFSSVAGVRVRKANYVYGSAKAGVHGFASGLSDALHRTGVELLLVTPGFVIGSMTEGMKPAPFSSTPGQVADAVVRALGKGRTSVWVPGILAPIYLVLHMVPAWLWRKLPR; from the coding sequence CTGTCGGGTGTGACACCCACTCGCGAAAACGGCACTCTCCTGGTCCTCGGCGGACGCAGCGAGATCGGACTGGAAGTCGCCACGCGCCTTGCGCCCGGCAGAACCGTCGTGCTGGCCGCGCGGCGGAGTAGCGACCTGAGCGAACAGATCGAGCGGGTCACTGCGGCGGGCGCCAGCGAGGTGGCCACCGTCGAATTCGATGCCGACGACCTGGGCTCCCATGCCGAGTTGCTGCGATCTGTCCGCCAGTCGCACGGAGAGTTGGCTACGGTCGTGCTGGCGTTCGGGATACTCGGCGACCAAGCGAGGGCCGAAGTCGACGCCGCTCACGCGTTGGCGATCGTCCATACCGACTACGTTGCGCATGTCTCCGTCCTCACCCATGCCGCGAACCTGATGCGGCAGCAGGGGAGGGGACAGCTGGTGGTGTTCTCCTCGGTAGCAGGCGTCCGCGTGCGCAAGGCCAACTACGTCTACGGTTCCGCGAAGGCAGGTGTGCACGGTTTCGCCAGCGGTCTGTCCGACGCCCTCCACCGAACCGGTGTCGAACTACTGCTGGTCACACCGGGATTCGTCATAGGGTCGATGACCGAGGGAATGAAGCCCGCGCCGTTCTCCAGTACTCCGGGCCAGGTCGCGGACGCTGTGGTGCGTGCACTCGGTAAAGGTCGCACAAGTGTGTGGGTGCCGGGGATTCTGGCACCCATCTACCTCGTCCTGCACATGGTGCCGGCGTGGTTGTGGCGAAAGCTCCCCCGTTGA
- a CDS encoding TIGR03618 family F420-dependent PPOX class oxidoreductase, whose protein sequence is MATTPASLTSDATQFLTERHLATLTTLRKDGTPHVVAVGFTWDPESSVVRVITSRASQKALNAARGGYAAVSQVDGARWLTLEGTSDVLTAADDVVDAEKRYAQRYRVPRENPERVVVRIAVRRILGSRSLLNL, encoded by the coding sequence ATGGCTACCACCCCCGCGTCCCTCACATCGGACGCAACCCAGTTCCTCACCGAGCGTCATCTCGCGACACTGACGACGCTCCGCAAAGATGGAACGCCGCATGTCGTTGCAGTCGGATTCACGTGGGATCCGGAGAGCTCCGTCGTCCGTGTGATCACCAGTCGAGCGTCCCAGAAGGCGCTCAACGCTGCGCGCGGTGGCTACGCTGCAGTGAGTCAGGTCGATGGGGCACGATGGCTCACTCTCGAAGGCACATCTGACGTGCTCACTGCAGCAGACGACGTAGTGGACGCCGAGAAGCGATACGCGCAGCGCTACCGCGTTCCACGGGAGAATCCCGAGCGCGTGGTCGTTCGAATCGCGGTCCGACGAATTCTGGGTTCGAGGTCGTTGCTCAACCTATAG
- a CDS encoding Xaa-Pro peptidase family protein, producing MSSDSTTTAARFSSEIYASRLSRAAEYADQAGLDALLVTPGPDLQYLLGSRAGSFERLICLVIPADGTTPTVVVPRLELAALKESAVADLGLTVSDWVDGVSPYDIVAASLPAGAATAVDDAMPALHFVPLANRLGRTPILATAVLRRLRMLKDDAEIDALRRAGQAIDRVHSRMSDFLVVGRTEAAVAEAIAAAILEEGHTEAAFIIVGSGPHGADPHHEVSDRVIEAGDVVVIDIGGPVAPGYNSDSTRTYVMGEPSAEVAAQYATLERAQQAAVDAVKPGVTAESIDAAARDILVAEGLGEAFLHRTGHGIGLSVHEEPYIVEGNDIELAEGMAFSIEPGIYFPGLWGARIEDIVVVTAGGCESVNLRPHGLTVLPIG from the coding sequence ATGAGTTCCGATTCGACGACGACCGCAGCCAGATTCTCCTCCGAGATCTACGCCTCACGACTGTCACGAGCTGCCGAGTATGCAGACCAGGCGGGGCTCGACGCCCTGCTCGTAACCCCGGGCCCGGACCTGCAGTACCTCCTCGGTTCACGAGCAGGTTCGTTCGAGCGCTTGATATGTCTCGTGATCCCCGCAGACGGAACGACTCCGACCGTAGTGGTGCCAAGATTGGAGCTTGCCGCGCTGAAAGAGTCGGCGGTGGCGGATCTCGGTCTGACGGTCTCGGACTGGGTGGACGGGGTCAGCCCATATGACATCGTCGCAGCCAGTCTTCCGGCAGGCGCGGCCACTGCGGTCGACGATGCCATGCCTGCACTGCATTTCGTGCCCCTCGCAAACCGTCTCGGCCGAACCCCCATTCTGGCGACGGCGGTCCTCCGTCGACTGCGCATGCTGAAGGACGACGCCGAGATCGACGCACTTCGGCGGGCCGGGCAGGCCATCGACCGTGTGCACAGCCGAATGAGTGATTTCCTGGTTGTGGGCCGAACCGAGGCCGCAGTCGCAGAGGCTATTGCTGCTGCGATCCTCGAGGAAGGCCACACCGAGGCCGCATTCATCATCGTCGGTTCTGGCCCACACGGTGCCGATCCGCACCACGAGGTGTCCGATCGGGTCATCGAGGCGGGCGACGTAGTCGTGATCGACATCGGCGGGCCGGTTGCACCTGGATACAACTCGGACTCGACGCGAACGTACGTCATGGGTGAGCCGTCAGCCGAGGTTGCCGCGCAGTACGCCACGCTCGAACGAGCGCAGCAGGCTGCCGTGGACGCGGTCAAGCCTGGCGTGACCGCCGAGTCGATCGATGCTGCGGCCCGCGACATTCTCGTTGCCGAAGGGCTGGGCGAGGCCTTCCTGCATCGCACCGGGCACGGGATCGGGCTGTCCGTGCACGAAGAGCCCTACATCGTCGAGGGCAATGACATCGAACTCGCCGAGGGCATGGCGTTCAGCATCGAACCGGGTATTTACTTCCCGGGACTGTGGGGCGCGCGGATCGAAGACATCGTGGTGGTGACCGCCGGCGGGTGCGAGTCCGTCAACCTACGACCGCATGGACTGACGGTTCTGCCTATAGGTTGA
- a CDS encoding 5'-3' exonuclease, whose protein sequence is MMSMTAPGKSPLLLLDGASLWFRAYYALPESITAPDGRPVNAVRGFVDMVAALMARTEPSRLVVCLDLNWRPQFRVDAVPSYKAHRVAEAAPGTPESEEVPDSLSPQVDMIMAVLAAAGIATAGAEGLEADDVLGTLAFRERQDPVVVVSGDRDLLQVAADEPNQVKVLYVGRGLAKAELFGPAEVAEKYGVPLDRAGEAYAELALLRGDASDGLPGVKGVGEKTASTLMLRYGSVTALRAAALDPTSDMAQGVRAKLSAAAGYLDAALPVVRVVTDAEVDLSRSDVIPAVPADAERLGELAEELGIKGAVDRLVAALAVHGA, encoded by the coding sequence ATGATGTCCATGACTGCCCCAGGAAAGTCGCCTCTGCTCCTTCTCGACGGAGCAAGCCTGTGGTTCCGCGCCTACTACGCACTGCCGGAATCGATTACGGCACCGGATGGGCGGCCGGTCAACGCGGTACGCGGATTCGTCGACATGGTGGCCGCATTGATGGCCAGAACCGAGCCGAGCCGACTGGTGGTGTGCCTCGACCTGAATTGGCGGCCGCAGTTTCGTGTCGATGCCGTTCCGTCGTACAAGGCGCACCGAGTCGCCGAGGCTGCACCGGGCACACCCGAAAGCGAAGAAGTCCCGGACAGTCTCTCGCCACAGGTCGACATGATCATGGCGGTCCTGGCGGCCGCAGGCATCGCTACTGCGGGCGCCGAAGGACTGGAGGCCGACGATGTTCTCGGTACCTTGGCATTTCGCGAACGCCAGGACCCTGTCGTTGTGGTCAGTGGTGATCGCGATTTGCTTCAGGTCGCGGCCGACGAACCCAATCAGGTCAAGGTGCTCTACGTGGGTCGTGGTCTCGCCAAGGCCGAATTGTTCGGCCCCGCCGAGGTAGCCGAGAAGTACGGGGTGCCACTCGATCGAGCAGGAGAGGCGTACGCAGAGCTTGCACTCCTCCGCGGCGACGCATCCGACGGTCTACCCGGAGTGAAGGGTGTCGGAGAGAAGACAGCGTCGACGCTGATGCTTCGGTATGGGTCGGTCACCGCGCTCAGGGCGGCTGCGCTGGATCCCACTTCGGATATGGCGCAGGGCGTTCGAGCAAAACTTTCGGCCGCCGCCGGCTACCTCGACGCGGCGCTTCCGGTGGTCAGAGTGGTAACGGATGCCGAGGTCGACTTGTCGCGATCGGACGTGATTCCGGCGGTGCCCGCTGACGCGGAACGCCTCGGCGAACTCGCCGAGGAGCTGGGCATCAAGGGCGCTGTGGACCGACTCGTAGCTGCGCTGGCGGTCCACGGCGCTTGA
- a CDS encoding DUF4333 domain-containing protein, translated as MTVSDMVAADQSNTSGGEMSGPYGPNNPDDQWSRDQGKPESGSPETEKWSQPQADPTGADQGWGQAQNPQVQSPQGQYPQPPYGQPGYPQGQYPQGQYPQGQYPGAQGGYPQAGYPQPGQPPQPGQYPQQGQYPQQGQYPQQQYGQGQYPGQTQQPPWNQGQYPQQTPGPQDQWNPGQQPPSGSNSKIPLFVIGGLILAVVVIVGLVFAFGGSKNLDRAAAESGVEEIVTGTYGASSVSDVSCPDGEKIEEGASFECSLQVDGFDRTVTLTFTDDNGTYEVSRPR; from the coding sequence ATGACCGTGTCCGATATGGTTGCGGCCGATCAATCGAATACCAGTGGAGGCGAGATGAGCGGCCCGTACGGTCCGAACAACCCTGACGATCAATGGTCTCGCGATCAGGGCAAGCCGGAAAGTGGATCACCGGAGACGGAGAAGTGGAGCCAGCCCCAGGCAGACCCCACCGGTGCGGATCAAGGATGGGGGCAGGCCCAGAATCCCCAGGTTCAGAGTCCCCAGGGCCAGTATCCGCAGCCGCCGTACGGCCAACCTGGATATCCGCAGGGGCAGTATCCACAGGGGCAGTATCCTCAGGGCCAGTACCCGGGAGCTCAGGGCGGGTATCCGCAGGCCGGATACCCGCAGCCAGGTCAGCCTCCACAGCCAGGCCAGTACCCCCAGCAGGGTCAATATCCCCAGCAAGGGCAATACCCTCAGCAGCAGTACGGCCAGGGTCAGTACCCGGGGCAGACTCAGCAGCCTCCGTGGAACCAGGGCCAATACCCGCAGCAAACTCCGGGACCGCAGGACCAGTGGAACCCAGGTCAGCAGCCCCCGTCCGGCAGCAATTCCAAGATCCCGCTTTTCGTTATCGGTGGACTGATTCTCGCGGTCGTCGTGATTGTGGGACTCGTCTTCGCATTCGGCGGATCCAAGAATCTGGATCGAGCGGCGGCCGAATCAGGTGTCGAGGAGATCGTCACCGGAACCTATGGAGCGTCGTCGGTGTCCGACGTGTCGTGCCCCGATGGTGAAAAGATCGAAGAGGGCGCGTCGTTCGAGTGCTCGCTGCAGGTCGACGGCTTCGACAGGACCGTCACGTTGACTTTCACCGACGACAACGGCACGTACGAGGTCTCGCGTCCTCGTTGA
- a CDS encoding RNA helicase, producing MTVSTSQLQRFAGDLSFPLDRFQIDACTALEAGHGVLVCAPTGAGKTIIGEFAVHLALAAGRKCFYTTPIKALSNQKFAELTARYGRDTVGLLTGDSSINPDAPIVIMTTEVLRNMLYASSDALRGLSHVVMDEVHYLADRFRGAVWEEVILHLSQDVRLVSLSATVSNAEEFGAWMETVRGDTTVVVDENRPVPLSQHIMVGRRLFDLFDSRSQSRDGAAKLVVDRELIRHVKQRQSLDHADRWQAPHGRGRGRGGHNTSAANRPLPRPEVIAKLDQEGLLPAITFIFSRAGCDGALTQCLRSRLVLTTPEQAEEIRYIIDKHTSELPREDLEVLGYWEWREALERGLAAHHAGMLPVFRHTVEELFVKGLVRAVFATETLALGINMPARTVVLEKLVKYNGETHAELTPGEYTQLTGRAGRRGIDVEGHAVVLWQPGTEPTEVAGLASTRTFPLRSSFRPGYNMSINLVEQFGAAESRELLERSFAQFQADRSVVGLVRGIDRNAKTLEQLLARLGGADGEYFEYAALRERLKDREKTLEKQGRQDRRDRAVDSLRGLSRGDVVSIPSGKRSGLAVVLEPDDDRADPRPLVLTEDAWAGHLSASDFPSPAESLGRMRLPRFVDHRTARTRRDLSAALRSTGISAASDRKRRRSTAADDRELATLRRSIRSHAVHSRPDRDELGRIGERYNKLARDTESMRQKVSATTNSLARTFDRILSLLNERDYITSGRTPSVTEHGSRLSRIYSESDLLVAECLRQGLWRGLAPAELAAVVSAVVFESRQEGDTTPQGPTGPIRHALAETVRVWGELRADEVRHKLPPTREPEMGFVKAVYRWASNNTLADALLAAGDHGKALSGGDFVRWCRQVIDLLDQVRLATPDPELSKTASRAVSALRRGVVAVDAA from the coding sequence AAGTTCGCCGAGCTCACCGCCCGGTACGGCCGGGACACGGTCGGCTTGCTGACCGGTGATTCGAGTATCAATCCCGACGCCCCGATCGTCATCATGACGACCGAGGTCCTCCGCAACATGCTTTATGCGTCTTCCGACGCTCTCCGTGGCCTGTCCCACGTGGTCATGGACGAAGTGCACTACCTCGCGGACCGCTTCCGTGGCGCGGTGTGGGAAGAAGTAATTCTGCACCTGTCGCAGGACGTCCGTCTGGTGAGCCTGTCGGCAACGGTCAGCAACGCCGAGGAGTTCGGTGCATGGATGGAGACCGTCCGCGGTGACACCACAGTGGTCGTGGACGAGAACCGCCCGGTACCTCTGTCGCAGCACATCATGGTCGGCCGACGGCTGTTCGACCTCTTCGACAGCCGGTCGCAATCGCGTGACGGCGCCGCAAAACTCGTCGTCGACCGCGAACTGATTCGGCACGTCAAACAACGGCAATCATTGGACCACGCTGACCGCTGGCAGGCTCCACACGGTCGTGGCCGTGGGCGGGGTGGACACAATACGAGCGCAGCCAATCGACCACTGCCCAGGCCGGAAGTCATCGCCAAGCTCGACCAGGAGGGACTTCTCCCGGCGATCACATTCATCTTCAGCCGCGCAGGATGTGACGGTGCGCTCACTCAGTGCCTGAGATCCCGATTGGTACTGACGACGCCCGAGCAGGCCGAGGAAATCCGCTACATCATCGACAAACACACCTCCGAACTGCCTCGTGAGGACCTCGAAGTGCTGGGCTACTGGGAGTGGCGCGAGGCGCTGGAGCGCGGCCTTGCCGCCCACCACGCAGGGATGCTGCCCGTGTTCCGGCACACCGTCGAGGAGCTGTTCGTCAAAGGCCTGGTGCGAGCGGTCTTCGCGACGGAAACACTCGCACTCGGCATCAACATGCCTGCACGCACAGTCGTTCTCGAGAAGTTGGTCAAGTACAACGGTGAGACTCACGCGGAACTGACACCGGGGGAGTACACCCAGCTGACCGGCCGAGCGGGCCGGCGCGGAATCGACGTCGAAGGACACGCGGTCGTCCTGTGGCAGCCAGGCACCGAACCGACGGAAGTTGCGGGGCTTGCGTCGACACGCACGTTTCCGCTGCGGAGTTCGTTCCGCCCGGGCTACAACATGTCCATCAACCTCGTCGAACAGTTCGGCGCCGCCGAGTCCCGTGAACTGCTCGAGCGATCATTTGCACAGTTCCAGGCCGACCGCTCGGTGGTCGGATTGGTTCGCGGGATCGACCGCAACGCCAAGACTCTCGAACAGCTGCTCGCCCGTCTGGGAGGTGCCGATGGGGAGTACTTCGAATATGCGGCGCTCCGAGAACGACTCAAGGACCGAGAGAAGACACTCGAGAAGCAGGGCAGGCAGGATCGTAGAGATCGCGCCGTCGACTCGCTGCGTGGCCTCTCGCGCGGTGATGTCGTGTCGATTCCGAGTGGTAAGCGCAGCGGACTGGCAGTCGTCCTCGAACCTGACGACGATCGCGCCGATCCACGACCTCTGGTTCTGACCGAGGACGCTTGGGCGGGACACCTGTCGGCCTCGGACTTTCCTTCGCCCGCAGAGTCTCTGGGACGTATGCGTTTGCCTAGGTTCGTCGATCATCGCACTGCGAGAACCCGCCGTGACCTGTCGGCTGCGTTGAGGTCGACCGGCATCTCGGCCGCATCGGATCGGAAGCGGCGCAGGTCGACTGCGGCCGATGACCGGGAGCTGGCTACATTGCGACGCAGTATCAGATCGCATGCGGTGCACTCGCGGCCCGATCGGGACGAACTCGGGCGCATCGGGGAGCGGTACAACAAGTTGGCCCGGGACACCGAGTCCATGCGGCAGAAGGTGTCCGCCACGACGAACTCGCTGGCACGCACGTTCGACCGCATCCTGTCGTTGCTGAACGAACGCGACTACATCACCTCCGGACGCACTCCGTCCGTGACCGAGCACGGCTCCCGGCTGTCCAGGATCTACTCCGAGTCCGACTTATTGGTAGCAGAGTGTCTACGCCAAGGCCTCTGGAGAGGCCTTGCGCCGGCAGAACTCGCGGCCGTGGTGTCCGCCGTGGTGTTCGAATCCCGACAAGAAGGTGACACGACGCCGCAGGGCCCGACCGGGCCGATCCGTCACGCACTTGCCGAGACGGTCCGCGTGTGGGGCGAGTTGCGCGCCGACGAAGTTCGCCACAAGCTGCCGCCTACGAGGGAGCCCGAGATGGGCTTCGTCAAGGCCGTCTACCGCTGGGCGAGTAACAACACTCTCGCCGACGCACTGCTCGCTGCGGGAGACCACGGAAAGGCCTTGTCGGGAGGCGACTTCGTACGCTGGTGCCGACAAGTGATCGATCTGCTCGACCAGGTGCGGCTCGCGACGCCGGATCCGGAGCTTTCCAAGACTGCTTCGCGCGCTGTCTCGGCGCTACGCCGAGGAGTTGTTGCAGTCGACGCTGCATGA